In Acaryochloris marina S15, a single genomic region encodes these proteins:
- a CDS encoding DUF2232 domain-containing protein codes for MSKVPPNPANKPLPMVETAFLASATALIWYINTYFPLGPLLRIFFPIPTALLYLRWGNRSAWMSAWVTTLLITVLMGPPRSVQFLMPYGVVGVILGGLWKRQVSWAVSMGWSILIMAIGFFFQLNLLSLLVGTNLWIYINRQITGFLDWVVIKLGLLLQPDVIVIQLFAVGLILLNAFLYILLVHLVAWLVFDRIGVSIPDPPLWLQTFLEYQDE; via the coding sequence ATGTCCAAGGTTCCTCCTAACCCAGCCAATAAGCCACTACCCATGGTAGAGACGGCTTTTTTGGCTAGTGCAACAGCATTAATCTGGTATATCAATACTTATTTCCCCCTGGGACCGTTGTTACGGATTTTTTTCCCTATCCCCACAGCTTTGCTCTATCTGCGGTGGGGCAATCGTTCCGCATGGATGAGTGCTTGGGTGACCACGCTTTTGATTACCGTTTTGATGGGACCTCCTCGGAGTGTTCAGTTTTTAATGCCTTATGGTGTGGTGGGGGTCATTCTTGGAGGGTTGTGGAAACGGCAAGTCAGTTGGGCCGTTTCGATGGGCTGGAGCATCCTGATCATGGCGATTGGATTTTTCTTCCAGCTCAATTTGCTTTCGTTACTGGTCGGGACCAATCTTTGGATCTATATCAACCGTCAAATTACGGGCTTTTTAGATTGGGTTGTGATTAAGTTAGGTCTTCTGCTGCAGCCCGATGTGATCGTCATACAACTCTTTGCCGTTGGTTTGATTCTGTTGAATGCTTTTTTATATATCTTGTTGGTGCACTTAGTGGCTTGGCTTGTTTTCGATCGCATCGGGGTATCCATCCCCGATCCGCCCCTATGGTTGCAAACCTTTCTTGAATACCAGGACGAGTAA
- a CDS encoding L-threonylcarbamoyladenylate synthase, whose product MAQIYTVHPQDPQPRTIDAIRADLLNGAVMLYPTDTVYAIGCDMNSKAAVQRVRQIKQMSNDKPLTFLCSSLSNIAQYARVSDPAYKIMRKLIPGPYTFLLPSTKLVPKLVQNPKRKTTGIRVPNHPVCLALLESLANPIISTSAHFSDQVSVYGWSKNQEPLSPAELFDHFDKQVDLIIDNGQDLSDKASTILDLCQNQPTVVREGLGWDEIASEFAWV is encoded by the coding sequence ATGGCCCAAATTTATACCGTTCATCCTCAAGACCCTCAACCACGAACGATTGACGCGATTCGGGCAGATTTACTGAACGGAGCGGTCATGCTATATCCCACGGATACGGTTTATGCCATTGGCTGTGATATGAACTCCAAAGCCGCGGTTCAACGGGTCAGACAAATTAAACAAATGTCAAATGACAAACCTTTGACGTTTCTCTGCTCGTCCCTTTCCAATATTGCTCAATACGCTCGAGTCAGCGATCCAGCCTACAAAATCATGCGCAAGCTGATTCCCGGCCCCTATACCTTCCTGTTACCGAGCACTAAGCTTGTTCCTAAATTGGTACAAAATCCGAAGCGCAAAACCACCGGTATCCGCGTCCCGAATCATCCTGTTTGTCTGGCCCTTTTGGAATCCCTGGCCAACCCGATCATCTCTACTTCTGCTCATTTCTCTGATCAGGTCAGTGTTTATGGCTGGTCTAAAAACCAAGAACCCCTTTCTCCGGCCGAGCTCTTTGATCATTTCGACAAACAAGTGGATCTGATTATCGACAACGGTCAAGATCTCAGCGACAAAGCCTCAACCATTTTAGATCTCTGTCAAAATCAGCCCACAGTGGTACGAGAGGGATTAGGTTGGGATGAGATCGCGTCCGAATTCGCCTGGGTTTAG
- a CDS encoding photosystem I reaction center subunit II PsaD — protein sequence MAETLTGQTPLFGGSTGGLLSSAETEEKYAITWTSPKQQVFEMPTGGAAVMNEGENLLYLARKEQCLALGLRQLRIKKIMDYKIYRVLPDGSNTLLHPKDGVFPEKSNEGRAAVNSVARSIGENPNPGAIKYTGKQAYD from the coding sequence ATGGCAGAAACACTGACTGGACAAACCCCATTGTTCGGCGGCAGCACTGGCGGATTGCTCTCGAGCGCTGAAACAGAAGAAAAATATGCCATCACCTGGACAAGTCCGAAGCAACAGGTCTTCGAAATGCCCACCGGTGGTGCAGCGGTGATGAACGAGGGTGAAAATCTCTTGTATCTTGCTCGCAAAGAACAATGTCTAGCTCTTGGTCTCCGACAACTGCGTATCAAGAAGATCATGGACTATAAGATCTACCGGGTGTTGCCTGATGGATCGAATACTCTCCTACATCCAAAAGATGGTGTCTTTCCTGAGAAATCCAATGAAGGTCGTGCTGCAGTTAACAGCGTAGCTCGCTCCATTGGCGAAAATCCTAACCCTGGCGCCATCAAATACACAGGTAAGCAAGCCTACGACTAG
- a CDS encoding Crp/Fnr family transcriptional regulator, with protein MDDRHSSRDDKLEIQLRSTPFFAGLPDPVVDQAVAQVVTREHPANRVILLENDWGSSVYFILNGWVKIRTYNIDGKEVTLNIVGKGEIFGEMAPLDEVPRSTDVITLTPTTVANMPSTDFVNLMQTQPQAGIRLAKLMARRLRQLNRRLRLREADAQSRVADILLFLAEGQGIEGKGGIEIPNLPHRELSSLSGMARETVTRQLGKLENKGLIQRNQDVLCIIDTDALEDLIL; from the coding sequence ATGGATGATCGGCACAGTTCCCGTGACGACAAACTAGAAATTCAGCTTCGTTCAACTCCGTTTTTTGCTGGTTTACCCGATCCAGTCGTTGATCAAGCGGTTGCTCAAGTTGTAACCCGCGAACACCCTGCAAATAGGGTGATTCTCCTAGAAAATGATTGGGGAAGTTCGGTTTACTTCATTTTGAATGGGTGGGTTAAAATCCGGACCTATAACATTGATGGCAAAGAAGTCACCTTAAACATTGTGGGTAAGGGTGAGATTTTTGGCGAAATGGCTCCCTTAGACGAAGTGCCCCGCTCTACAGATGTGATTACCCTCACCCCCACAACTGTAGCGAATATGCCTTCTACAGATTTTGTGAACCTGATGCAGACCCAGCCTCAAGCTGGCATCCGTCTGGCTAAGCTGATGGCTCGTCGTTTGCGGCAGCTTAATCGGCGGTTGAGATTGCGAGAGGCAGATGCTCAATCCCGCGTTGCAGATATTCTCTTATTCTTAGCGGAAGGTCAGGGAATTGAGGGGAAAGGTGGCATAGAAATTCCCAATTTACCCCATCGAGAATTAAGTAGTCTCAGCGGGATGGCCCGAGAGACAGTAACCCGCCAATTAGGTAAGCTGGAAAATAAAGGCCTCATTCAACGCAATCAGGATGTTCTGTGCATCATTGATACTGATGCCCTAGAAGATTTAATTCTTTAA
- the cobT gene encoding nicotinate mononucleotide-dependent phosphoribosyltransferase CobT has product MLRVYTQLERGNQWLKQYEGRSPIFACVLGFTETGLIPNISTAGATPAARCLTALADAEFLFHGPQAQPTYPLPDLAQGVSPAMISWPIYTHQNFPFRLFNAGLQHLPTVPTVDLGGQAARCLSSGMALPLPIVELLFNQGLAWGETLAKQAADGYLILAECVVGGTTTAQGILTGLGYSVAGQVNSSHPVCNHQQKHQLVEEGLAKAGRQDWLAHPLGLVAAVGDPMQIVVAGMMLTASRSCGVMLAGGTQMLAVYALARQISQIFQLPWYPDNMLVGTTRWVVEDPSGDTVALANQVGEVPLVATQLNFATSRYPQLQIFEQGFVKEGVGAGGCAIAAHLFQGWQQNDILNAVEQTLEDYCRLRDPG; this is encoded by the coding sequence ATGCTGCGGGTGTATACCCAGCTAGAGCGGGGTAATCAGTGGCTGAAGCAATATGAAGGACGTTCACCGATTTTTGCCTGTGTCTTGGGATTTACGGAGACAGGATTAATTCCCAATATTTCGACGGCAGGGGCAACCCCCGCAGCTCGATGTTTAACGGCCCTTGCAGATGCAGAATTCTTATTCCATGGCCCACAAGCTCAGCCAACCTATCCTTTACCTGACTTGGCTCAAGGCGTGTCTCCAGCCATGATTTCATGGCCCATTTATACCCATCAAAACTTTCCCTTCCGGCTTTTCAATGCCGGGCTACAGCATCTGCCCACGGTTCCGACGGTGGATTTGGGTGGACAAGCTGCCCGTTGCCTCAGTTCGGGGATGGCTTTGCCCCTGCCCATTGTTGAGCTGTTATTTAATCAAGGGTTGGCGTGGGGGGAAACCCTAGCTAAGCAAGCGGCAGATGGATATCTGATTTTGGCTGAATGCGTGGTGGGGGGGACAACGACGGCTCAAGGGATATTAACGGGATTAGGATACTCGGTAGCAGGCCAGGTGAATAGCAGCCATCCGGTCTGTAATCATCAGCAAAAGCATCAGCTGGTCGAGGAAGGGTTAGCTAAAGCGGGGCGGCAGGACTGGCTGGCCCATCCGTTGGGGCTAGTGGCTGCGGTGGGCGATCCAATGCAGATTGTGGTGGCGGGGATGATGCTTACGGCCAGTCGCTCCTGTGGGGTTATGTTGGCGGGTGGGACACAAATGCTGGCGGTGTATGCTTTGGCGAGGCAGATTTCACAGATATTTCAACTGCCTTGGTACCCTGACAATATGCTTGTGGGGACCACCCGCTGGGTGGTTGAGGATCCGTCAGGGGATACGGTTGCCCTGGCGAACCAGGTAGGCGAGGTGCCTTTAGTGGCGACCCAGCTCAATTTCGCAACCTCACGCTATCCGCAGTTACAGATATTTGAGCAGGGGTTTGTGAAAGAAGGGGTCGGTGCAGGCGGATGTGCGATCGCAGCTCATCTTTTCCAGGGGTGGCAGCAAAACGACATCTTGAATGCTGTGGAACAAACCTTAGAAGACTATTGCCGTTTGCGGGACCCAGGCTAA
- a CDS encoding RNA-binding protein, with translation MSIRLYVGNLPKELDRDELAALFTAEVGELTSTKVVTDRKTGKCRGFGFVTVETDEQADQVIAKLNGHMFKDSALKIEKALPKSKETTSNPGTSNNAPRRGNGNKSKSHSYTQAEAAQPDPRWADELEKLKEMLFAQTQS, from the coding sequence ATGTCCATCCGCCTATACGTCGGTAACTTACCCAAAGAGTTGGACCGGGACGAACTAGCTGCATTATTCACTGCAGAGGTGGGTGAACTCACTTCCACAAAAGTTGTTACCGATCGGAAGACCGGTAAATGCCGTGGGTTTGGGTTTGTCACTGTGGAAACAGATGAGCAAGCAGACCAAGTGATTGCTAAGTTAAATGGGCATATGTTCAAAGACAGTGCCTTGAAGATTGAGAAAGCTTTACCTAAAAGCAAGGAGACTACTAGCAACCCAGGGACCAGTAATAATGCTCCTCGCCGTGGCAATGGTAATAAAAGCAAATCCCACTCTTATACTCAAGCAGAAGCAGCTCAGCCTGATCCAAGATGGGCTGACGAGTTAGAAAAGCTGAAGGAAATGTTGTTTGCTCAAACCCAATCTTAA
- the trpE gene encoding anthranilate synthase component I, with protein sequence MTILPDFSQFEALAQSGNFIPVYREWIADLDTPVSAWYRVCADQPYSFLLESVEGGEHLARYSLLGCDPVWVLETRGQQTTQTYRDGSVVPFTGNPFQILQNCLAPYQPVTLPQLPAGIGGLVGFWGYELINWIESRVPIHPASSSDLPDGLWMQVDNLMIFDQVQRKIWVIAYADLQQTPDLKVAYQQACDRVEHLVQKLQEPLDRQSLELTGMTPTQSVTADFTSNTTPAGFCRNVQQAKDYIKAGDIFQVVLSQRLSTAYQGDPFELYRSLRLINPSPYMSYLHFRDWQIIGSSPEVMVKAEHSTYGNGGLAATVRPIAGTRPRGQTPQEDIALAAELLQDPKEIAEHVMLVDLGRNDLGRVCSKGSVEVKSEDLMVIERYSHVMHIVSNVVGELEEDKTAWDLLKACFPAGTVSGAPKIRAMEIIHELEGCRRGPYSGVYGYYDFEGQLNTAISIRTMVVQQQSHEQHLVTVQAGAGIVADSEPIREYEETLNKAKGLLQAIHCVQGASS encoded by the coding sequence GTGACGATTTTGCCTGACTTTAGTCAATTTGAAGCGTTGGCCCAATCGGGCAATTTTATCCCTGTTTATCGAGAATGGATTGCGGATCTAGATACACCTGTCTCTGCCTGGTATCGGGTCTGTGCGGATCAACCCTATAGTTTTTTGCTGGAATCTGTAGAAGGGGGAGAACATCTAGCCCGGTATAGTCTTTTGGGATGCGATCCAGTCTGGGTTTTGGAAACTCGAGGCCAGCAAACAACCCAGACTTATCGTGATGGGTCGGTGGTGCCTTTTACCGGTAACCCTTTTCAAATTCTCCAAAATTGTTTAGCACCCTATCAACCGGTAACGCTTCCTCAGCTGCCCGCTGGCATTGGTGGTCTTGTGGGTTTCTGGGGATATGAATTAATTAATTGGATTGAATCACGGGTACCGATTCATCCCGCCTCTAGCTCAGATTTACCGGATGGGCTCTGGATGCAGGTGGATAATTTAATGATTTTTGATCAGGTCCAGCGCAAAATTTGGGTCATTGCCTATGCTGATTTACAACAAACGCCTGATTTGAAGGTGGCTTATCAGCAAGCATGCGATCGCGTTGAACATCTGGTCCAAAAGCTACAAGAGCCCCTCGATCGACAAAGCTTAGAGCTGACGGGTATGACGCCCACCCAGTCCGTTACGGCTGACTTTACCAGTAATACGACCCCAGCTGGATTCTGTCGCAATGTCCAGCAGGCGAAAGACTATATCAAAGCTGGGGATATTTTCCAGGTTGTTTTATCCCAACGGTTATCTACAGCCTATCAAGGCGACCCGTTTGAGCTTTACCGCTCCTTGCGTTTGATCAACCCATCTCCCTACATGTCCTACCTGCACTTTCGTGATTGGCAAATTATTGGCTCCAGTCCAGAAGTGATGGTGAAAGCGGAACATAGCACCTATGGGAATGGAGGATTAGCAGCGACCGTGCGACCAATCGCAGGGACTCGTCCCCGTGGGCAAACGCCCCAAGAGGATATTGCTTTGGCCGCAGAACTCCTCCAAGATCCGAAAGAAATTGCAGAGCATGTCATGCTTGTCGACTTAGGGCGGAATGACTTAGGACGAGTCTGTAGCAAAGGGTCGGTGGAGGTGAAGTCAGAGGATCTGATGGTGATCGAACGCTACTCCCATGTCATGCATATTGTGAGCAATGTTGTGGGGGAACTTGAGGAGGACAAAACTGCCTGGGACTTACTCAAAGCCTGCTTTCCTGCCGGTACAGTCAGTGGTGCGCCTAAGATTCGAGCCATGGAAATCATCCATGAACTAGAAGGATGTCGACGGGGGCCTTATTCAGGGGTGTATGGCTACTATGATTTTGAGGGTCAGCTAAATACGGCCATCTCGATCCGGACGATGGTTGTCCAACAACAATCTCATGAGCAACATCTTGTAACGGTGCAGGCAGGAGCAGGGATTGTGGCAGATTCTGAGCCTATTCGAGAATATGAAGAGACACTCAACAAGGCTAAGGGGCTGTTACAAGCCATTCATTGCGTACAAGGTGCTTCTTCCTGA
- a CDS encoding 2Fe-2S iron-sulfur cluster-binding protein: MTTYQVRFINPELDLDHTINIPDDEYILDIAEENNINLPSACRQGDCSTCVARLISGTVEQSEQKFLNSTEIGQGYTVTCVAYPRSDCVLETHQEQTLYQASLYQKSVDIKTT, encoded by the coding sequence ATGACAACCTACCAAGTCCGATTTATCAACCCCGAACTTGATCTAGATCACACAATTAATATTCCAGATGATGAATATATTCTCGATATCGCGGAAGAAAATAATATAAATCTCCCTTCTGCTTGCAGACAGGGAGATTGTTCAACTTGCGTTGCTCGACTCATCAGTGGAACAGTCGAGCAATCAGAACAGAAATTTTTGAACTCAACGGAAATAGGCCAAGGTTATACGGTTACCTGTGTGGCCTATCCCCGTTCAGACTGCGTGTTAGAAACTCACCAAGAACAAACGCTGTATCAAGCGTCTCTCTATCAAAAGTCTGTAGATATCAAGACGACTTAA
- a CDS encoding DICT sensory domain-containing protein, which produces MLIATSLIQELLEAQPQLRPQMYFKSSLTALSRAMEDQVLAGTDHPLVIISCQRERYYRKALHRYARLAARSPQIYILATPEQAFGDGSDPYETIAFDAADPLTQEWHVIVVGQQYAACLACREHPQLQTSDPLNAPRMDQARRYEGIWTFDRRVSCQAAYLFLKRITQYRPHLTSKVTQALAQIVPYVASTVRQTEPGPFTDRLVTYLQASQYRQQKAYRQIATQARKEHLVNSITAAIRRSLDPDHVLGVAVQELGQALGTTRCLIYRCLAKDKVTRLQYEFVQPGQQSLKGQIWPLQDNPWFQEVLHTQQWMYVSDAMADVRLQQSSLLQDWVHTAQIQTLLLVPMWYQGRLLGMVELHQSDPPDEMVWKDAEISLVDAIASQIGIALIQAQSFADLGLLNQQLADLEQARSNLIAITGHELRTPLSTIQICLESLTSEPDMAPELQQIMLSTALSDAERMRKLIQDFLTLSRLESGRIEWNSEPLALQECVNLALSNIKAQHLSQALPHIEAHIPENLPLAQVDGEWLVEVLAKLLDNACKFTEADGQIKIDAKVASKHMLEVTVADTGRGIDPDCLGSVFERFYQEEGALRRTTGGTGLGLAICRQIIHHLGGRIWASSQGRNQGTTMHFTIYSIETPPQPQTPPSSHQVSLPNHRSVDSSCP; this is translated from the coding sequence CAAATGTATTTTAAGTCTTCCCTCACGGCTTTGTCGCGGGCGATGGAAGATCAGGTACTTGCAGGGACTGATCACCCCTTAGTGATTATTAGTTGTCAACGGGAACGCTACTACCGTAAGGCCCTCCATCGCTACGCCCGCCTTGCAGCTCGTTCACCGCAAATTTATATTCTGGCAACTCCTGAGCAAGCGTTTGGTGATGGGTCAGATCCCTATGAAACGATTGCCTTTGACGCGGCAGATCCCTTAACTCAGGAATGGCACGTGATTGTTGTAGGGCAACAATATGCTGCATGCCTTGCCTGTCGTGAACATCCTCAACTCCAGACTTCAGACCCATTAAATGCCCCACGGATGGATCAAGCTCGTCGTTACGAAGGCATATGGACCTTTGATCGACGGGTGAGTTGTCAAGCCGCCTATTTATTCTTGAAGAGAATCACTCAGTATCGTCCCCACCTCACCTCCAAGGTGACTCAAGCCCTAGCCCAGATTGTTCCTTATGTGGCTTCGACCGTTCGACAAACGGAGCCAGGTCCCTTTACGGACAGACTAGTGACTTATCTGCAGGCCAGTCAGTATCGCCAGCAAAAAGCCTACCGCCAGATTGCGACTCAAGCCCGCAAAGAACATTTGGTCAATTCCATTACGGCTGCAATCCGCCGATCCCTAGATCCAGATCATGTGTTGGGGGTTGCAGTACAGGAACTGGGGCAAGCCCTCGGTACCACCCGCTGTTTAATCTACCGATGTCTGGCCAAGGATAAGGTAACGCGACTCCAATATGAGTTTGTCCAACCCGGGCAGCAATCCCTTAAAGGCCAAATCTGGCCGTTGCAGGACAACCCCTGGTTTCAGGAAGTGCTCCACACTCAACAGTGGATGTATGTCAGCGATGCGATGGCCGATGTCCGTTTACAGCAGTCTTCATTGCTACAAGATTGGGTGCATACTGCTCAAATTCAGACCCTCCTGCTGGTTCCCATGTGGTACCAAGGGCGGTTACTGGGCATGGTAGAACTCCACCAGTCGGATCCTCCAGACGAGATGGTATGGAAGGACGCTGAGATTTCGTTAGTGGATGCGATCGCATCTCAAATCGGTATTGCTCTCATTCAAGCTCAATCCTTTGCGGACTTAGGCCTTTTGAACCAACAATTGGCGGATTTGGAACAGGCTCGAAGTAACTTAATTGCGATTACGGGCCATGAACTGCGGACCCCCCTCTCAACCATTCAGATTTGTCTAGAGAGTCTGACGAGTGAGCCGGATATGGCACCCGAACTGCAGCAAATTATGTTGAGCACAGCTCTTTCCGACGCCGAGCGCATGCGCAAACTAATCCAAGACTTTTTAACCTTATCCCGCTTAGAAAGCGGCAGAATTGAGTGGAATTCTGAACCCTTAGCCCTGCAAGAATGTGTGAATTTAGCCCTCAGTAATATCAAGGCGCAGCATTTGAGTCAGGCCCTTCCTCATATCGAGGCCCATATTCCTGAGAATTTGCCTTTGGCCCAAGTCGATGGCGAGTGGCTAGTAGAAGTATTGGCAAAATTACTAGACAATGCCTGCAAGTTTACTGAGGCCGATGGCCAAATCAAGATAGACGCCAAAGTTGCCTCTAAACATATGCTAGAAGTGACCGTTGCTGATACCGGTAGAGGCATCGATCCAGATTGTTTGGGTTCAGTCTTTGAGCGGTTTTACCAAGAAGAAGGAGCCCTCAGGCGAACTACGGGGGGGACCGGGTTAGGCTTGGCGATCTGCCGTCAAATTATTCATCATCTAGGGGGGAGAATTTGGGCCTCATCCCAAGGGAGAAATCAGGGAACTACGATGCATTTTACGATTTATAGTATAGAGACGCCCCCACAGCCTCAAACTCCCCCTTCTTCCCATCAGGTTTCTCTACCAAATCATCGGTCTGTAGATTCCTCATGCCCTTGA
- the larC gene encoding nickel pincer cofactor biosynthesis protein LarC has product MTKLAYFECPTGIAGDMCLGALLDLGVPLSFLQDYFRRLDIEQEFELQVSSVHRQSQQATYVRVELEKEAGQSSEHQHSHHRHLPEIERLILGAELPKQAELWSLDIFRNLAIAEGKVHGIEPNRVHFHEVGATDAIVDIVGTCVGLYWLGVEELFCSALPTGGGTVKAAHGQLPVPVPAVLQLWQRRQVPVYDNGIDKELVTPTGAAIATTLAQSFGPPPPMSLHQIGLGAGTLDLSLPNVLRLWLGESVASPSSSSQSETVVVLETQIDDLNPQAFGYVFEALFQAGALDVFTQPVGMKKSRPGILLTVICQPEIAPACETVIFKETSTLGIRRSQQQRTTLQREIKAVDTVYGPIQIKLAYHHQQLVNVQPEYEDCAQIAQTHHLSWQHVHQTALLAWYQQ; this is encoded by the coding sequence ATGACCAAACTAGCCTATTTTGAGTGCCCCACAGGCATTGCTGGGGATATGTGCTTGGGAGCGCTCTTAGATTTAGGGGTGCCGCTTTCCTTTCTCCAAGACTATTTCAGGCGTTTGGACATTGAGCAGGAATTTGAATTACAGGTCAGCTCCGTTCACCGTCAAAGCCAACAAGCCACCTATGTTCGAGTGGAACTGGAGAAAGAGGCTGGGCAATCATCTGAACATCAGCATTCCCATCACCGGCATTTGCCAGAAATTGAACGCCTGATTCTGGGAGCTGAATTGCCTAAACAGGCAGAACTCTGGAGTTTAGACATTTTTCGGAATTTAGCCATTGCTGAAGGCAAGGTGCATGGCATTGAACCCAATCGGGTGCATTTCCATGAAGTTGGGGCAACGGATGCCATCGTGGATATTGTGGGAACCTGTGTAGGGCTGTATTGGTTGGGGGTTGAGGAACTGTTCTGTTCTGCTCTACCGACTGGAGGTGGGACGGTTAAAGCGGCCCATGGGCAGTTGCCGGTGCCAGTGCCAGCGGTCTTACAGTTATGGCAAAGGCGACAAGTGCCGGTTTATGACAATGGTATTGATAAGGAATTGGTCACGCCGACGGGGGCTGCGATCGCAACCACTCTGGCTCAATCCTTTGGACCTCCACCCCCCATGTCTCTACACCAGATCGGGTTGGGGGCGGGTACCCTGGACTTATCTTTGCCTAATGTTCTTCGCCTCTGGCTCGGTGAATCTGTAGCTTCTCCATCTTCATCGAGCCAGTCAGAAACCGTAGTTGTGCTGGAGACACAAATCGATGACCTTAATCCCCAAGCCTTTGGATATGTCTTTGAGGCTCTATTTCAGGCAGGGGCCTTAGATGTTTTTACCCAGCCAGTGGGAATGAAGAAATCCCGCCCTGGCATTCTGTTGACGGTGATTTGCCAGCCTGAAATTGCCCCGGCTTGTGAAACGGTGATATTCAAAGAAACAAGCACGCTGGGAATTCGGCGATCGCAACAGCAACGAACAACCTTGCAACGGGAAATTAAAGCCGTTGATACGGTCTACGGTCCAATCCAGATCAAGCTGGCGTATCATCATCAGCAGCTGGTCAACGTCCAGCCTGAATATGAAGACTGTGCCCAGATTGCCCAAACCCATCATTTGTCCTGGCAACACGTTCATCAGACTGCTTTATTGGCTTGGTATCAACAGTAA